From one Candidatus Eremiobacteraceae bacterium genomic stretch:
- the rsmA gene encoding 16S rRNA (adenine(1518)-N(6)/adenine(1519)-N(6))-dimethyltransferase RsmA gives MPTNPYASPKRILDERGLRARKRFGQNFLVDARFAARVAQAVPEGSTIVEIGGGTGALTAALLDRSRMLTVLEIDRDLVPILRDRFKGDPRVNVCEADALTFDYSGALAKSPPPRAICGNLPYNITTPLIERIIECAPVWECAVLMVQREYAQRLTARAGTQEYGSLSAFVAYHCRVRKLLDVGSGAFYPAPAVASSIVVLEPLKTDALRARDERLLLRFIRAAFAQRRKMLVNSVISALGDDAPPRDLLLRAMQTAGVDIDVRAERVPLEGYIRIVDALTALGFTAPRT, from the coding sequence ATGCCGACAAACCCGTACGCTTCTCCCAAACGGATTCTCGATGAGCGAGGTCTTCGCGCGCGCAAGCGCTTCGGTCAGAACTTCCTCGTCGATGCACGATTCGCCGCACGCGTAGCGCAGGCCGTACCCGAAGGTTCCACGATCGTCGAGATCGGTGGCGGCACCGGCGCACTCACCGCCGCACTGCTCGACCGGTCGCGAATGCTGACCGTGCTCGAGATCGACCGCGACCTCGTCCCCATTTTGCGCGATCGATTCAAGGGTGACCCACGCGTGAACGTCTGCGAAGCAGATGCCCTCACATTCGACTACAGCGGTGCGCTGGCCAAATCTCCACCGCCGCGCGCGATATGCGGCAATCTTCCGTATAATATCACCACGCCGTTGATCGAAAGGATCATCGAGTGCGCGCCCGTTTGGGAATGCGCCGTCCTCATGGTCCAGCGCGAGTACGCCCAACGTCTGACGGCGCGGGCCGGCACTCAGGAATACGGCAGTCTTTCGGCGTTTGTCGCCTATCATTGCCGAGTTCGAAAATTGTTGGACGTGGGATCGGGCGCATTTTATCCTGCGCCCGCAGTCGCGTCGTCTATCGTCGTTCTCGAACCGCTGAAAACCGACGCGCTCCGAGCGCGCGACGAGCGCCTGCTGCTGCGGTTTATCCGTGCCGCATTTGCGCAGCGGCGTAAGATGCTCGTCAACAGCGTCATCTCGGCGCTAGGCGACGACGCACCGCCCCGCGACTTGCTACTTCGTGCGATGCAAACCGCCGGTGTCGACATCGACGTGCGCGCAGAGCGAGTTCCGCTCGAAGGCTACATCCGAATCGTCGATGCATTGACCGCCCTAGGATTCACCGCGCCGCGCACATAA
- a CDS encoding 3D domain-containing protein translates to MSRIAPLTFFAVTALVLCGLARSEAIAQGPPSRQHSVSYTISTGIARATVTSAEHDVQVAFFATPNRTDYLQNNDVAPRVAPMRIITRVTTHRVLVKPDPIIEFTPALAPGKRSIVKGRDGLRVVTERVTMWDEVAVERAVISRITIRGSRPAHILEGTPRTLSQLKSSTPYHKLIHVYTMEATAYTALTAKANPTGYTANGMRAQYGIVAVDPDVIPLGTHVFIPGYGLAIAADTGGAIVGRRIDLCMDRYGDAIRFGRQPVTVYVVDR, encoded by the coding sequence ATGAGCCGCATTGCGCCGCTAACCTTCTTCGCAGTAACCGCCCTGGTTTTGTGCGGCCTTGCGCGGTCGGAAGCTATTGCGCAAGGGCCGCCTAGCCGTCAGCATTCGGTTTCGTACACGATATCCACCGGAATTGCGCGTGCGACCGTCACGTCTGCGGAGCACGATGTTCAGGTCGCGTTCTTCGCCACCCCGAACCGCACCGACTATCTTCAGAACAACGATGTCGCTCCACGTGTTGCGCCTATGCGCATCATCACGCGCGTCACCACGCATCGCGTGCTCGTCAAGCCGGATCCGATCATCGAGTTCACGCCCGCGCTCGCGCCGGGCAAACGATCCATCGTAAAAGGCAGAGATGGTCTGCGCGTCGTCACCGAGCGCGTGACGATGTGGGATGAGGTTGCAGTCGAGCGCGCCGTCATTTCGCGCATCACCATCCGCGGTTCGCGGCCGGCGCACATCTTGGAAGGCACGCCGCGCACGCTCTCACAACTTAAATCCAGCACGCCGTATCACAAATTGATCCACGTGTACACGATGGAGGCCACTGCGTATACGGCGCTCACCGCAAAAGCGAATCCCACGGGATATACCGCCAACGGCATGCGAGCGCAGTACGGCATCGTCGCAGTCGATCCGGACGTCATCCCGCTCGGCACGCACGTGTTCATTCCGGGTTACGGTCTTGCCATCGCCGCCGATACGGGCGGTGCGATCGTCGGCCGGCGGATCGACCTCTGCATGGATCGCTACGGCGATGCTATCCGATTCGGTCGCCAGCCGGTCACGGTCTACGTCGTCGATCGGTAA